The region TATGAATAAGGTACTGTTGAAAGAAAATGTTTGAAAAAAGATGAAATATAAATGGAGCTATAACCGAACCAGATCTGATATAAAGATATCCAAATATCAGAGAGGGGAAGAAGGTGAGAACACTCAGTATATCTGGATTTATGATAACGTGAGGTAAGGAAAAAAGGACGGAGACTGTGATATTCCGGAGATGAATATTCTTTACCGGTACTGTGGATAAAAGATAACCTCTAAAAAATATCTCCTCTGCAAAAACCTGTCCTGACTGATAGAAATTTTGTATTGAGATACTATTCCATATAAAAGGGAGATATACAGAAGACAACAACGACCCATACAATATTCCGGATCTGTAGTTTTTTAAGCCTAACTCTTTTAGATCCTTAAAGATAAGAGGGGAGATAAGAACAAAGAAGGAGGCATAGAAAAATAGGCTGTTAAAATATGTAAGTGATAGCAGTAATACCAGCAGTATATAAAGCGTAAAAGCTGAATACATCAGGCTTTCAACCTTTTTAACTTCTGGAGATGTATCATTATAGCTGTTATAGCCGCTGGAGTTATCCCTTCAAGTCTTGCAGCATGACCGAGGGTTAGAGGTTTTGCAGCTGTCAATTTCTGGACTACCTCTTTTGTAAGTCCGGCTATCTGTGAGTAGTCTATATCTTCAGGTATCTTTATGTTCTCCAGATATCTCATCTTTTCATTCATCTTTCTTTCCCTTTCAAAGTATCCTGAGTACTTAACATTGATATCTATCTCTTCAGCCACATAATCACTCTCAGGTGTTTCAAAGCCGTACTCTTTAAGTTTATTAACATCTATATCAGGTCTTTTTAAAAGATCATAAGCTGAAACGGATCTTGTCTCGCCTTTTGATACTATCTTCCTTCTCTCATTTCTGTAAATATCAAGCCATCTGCCTATCTCTTTCTCTATCTCTTCTACAGCTTTAAACTGCTCGTAGCTCAGCATACCGAGATTGTAAGCCTTTCTGTAAAGTCTTAAAACAGGATTGTCCTGTCTGAGATGAAGTCTGTACTCTGATCTTGATGTAAAAAGTCTGTAAGGCTCTATAACACCTTTTGTTGTGAGATCATCAATCATAACACCTATATAAGCCTCGTCTCTTCTTATATAAAACGGTTCTTTACCAAGTGCCCTCAGTGCAGCATTTATACCTGCGACAAGACCCTGTCCCGCTGCTTCTTCATATCCTGTTGTTCCATTAAAGTTTCCTGCGTGGTACAGACCTTTTACTCTCTTTGTCTCAAGTGTTGGGTAAAGTTCAGTTGGTGGGACTATATCATACTCAATTGCGTATGCAGGCTTTAGTAATACAACATTCTCAAGTCCCGGGATTGATCTGTACATCTCCCACTGGACTTCTTCAGGTAGAGATGTTGAAAGGCCGTTTGGATATATACTTATGCCGTTCTTTGTTTCAGGCTCAAGCCATACTGTATGTCTCTCTTTGTTCTCAAACTTTACTATCTTGTCTTCTATTGAAGGACAGTAACGGGGACCTATACCTTTTATAGCTCCGCCATAAAGTGCTGTTCTGTGTAAATTCTCCCTTATTATTCTGTGTGTTTCTGGAGTTGTATATGTTATGTAGCAAGGTATCTGCTCTTTCTGGTTTTTTCTGAACCAGTATGAGTGCTCTGGATCGGTCCAGAATGAGAACTTTGGTGCAGGTTCATCTCCTGGAGCTTCCTCAAGACCTGAAAAATCAATCGTTCTTTTATCAAGTCTCGCAGGTGTTCCTGTTTTGAACCTCTGGAGGGGAAATCCAAGCTTTCTGTAAAAATCAGGGAGTTTTGTTGATGGTTTTTCGTCCATTCTTCCTGCAGGTATCCTTTTATCTCCTATATGAATAACACCATCGAGGAATGTTCCTGTTGTAACAACAACAGACTTGGCTCTGATCTTTAATCTTCTATCTACCTCAACACCTTCAACTTCGTAACTGCTCTCTTTCAGATAAATATCTGTAGCCTCACCTTCAATAACTGTGAGATTCTCTGTGTTTAGAACCTTATTAACCATATACTTTCTGTACTCTTCCTTGTCAGCCTGTGCCCTCGGTGATCTTACAGCTGGACCTTTTCTTGTGTTTAAGGTTTTAAACTGGATACCTGTAGCATCAATCGCCTTTCCCATCTCACCGCCGAAAGCATCAATCTCCCTTACAACAATACCTTTTGCAATACCACCTATAGCTGGATTACAAGGCATAAGACCTACTTTTTCTTTATCTAATGTGATAAGGGCAGTCTTCACCCCGAGCTTTGCAGAGGCAAGGGCAGCCTCAATACCAGCATGACCACCACCTATAACAACAACATCATACTCAAGGTCATATACCATAAGATCACCTCTTTTCTGTTATATGAAACTAAAATAATATATGAAAATCATACCTTTATACAACACAGCTTGAATATATTTTTTCAAAACAGTAAATATAAAAGTATATATTCCGTTACAGGGAGGAGGTGTTATGTTTCCCTTTATTATCATCTTTATTATGGGACTTTTTTTGATTTTGCCCCAGCAGGTTTTTGCTATACCTGCATTTGCGAGACAGTACAAGGTTAGCTGTAACACATGTCATGCAGCATTTCCAAGGCTGAATAGCTATGGTGAACAGTTTGCAGATGAAAACTACAGAATGCCTAACTGGAGGGACACTGTTCTAGATACAGGCGACAGTATGCTCGCTCTACCTAAGTATGTTCCACTTTCAATAAGGGCTATGGCTTACGCTCAGGTAAGGGAAGGAAAGTATATAGATCCGGTCAGTGGTGAGACTGAAAAAGCTGACACAGACTTTCAGGCTCCGTATATGATAAAGATTCTTTCAAGTGCTCCACTTTCAGACAGAATATCCTTTTACTTTTACGGTATCTTAGCTGAGAAAGGAGAGAACGGAACTGTTATCGTTGAGGATGCGTGGTTCAGCTACTCAAGCATTTTCAATACAGGGATAGACCTTATGATAGGTCAGTTCCAGATATCAGATCTGATGTTCCCAAGGGAGCTCAGACTTACATTCCAGGATTATATGATATACAGAATGGCTGGAATAACCTATGATAGAGGAGTTATATTCAGTAAAGGCTTTGATCCAGTTTCCATAGATTTAGGTCTTGTGAACGGAAATGGGATTGAGGAAAACCTTAAGATAAACAGCCCGGGTTATAAAAGACCTGATCATATGTTTGATAATGACAGGAAGAAGACAGCATTCGGCAGGATCGGTGTAGATATAGCAGGTGTCTCAGCAGGTCTGTTCGGACTTTACGGTAAGCAAAAAACAAAGCTCACAACAAGTGCAGGAACAAAAAGTGGAAGCAGGTATGCGGATAAAAAGATATACGGGCTTGATATATCTGGAAATGTAAATGATAAGGTCTACTATTTCTTCCAGTATCTTTACAATGACTGGGGAAAGTACTTTGATGATACACCAAACAAAAAATACCAGTGGTGGGGTGTCTTCGCAGGAGTTGATTATGTCTACAGTGATAAAGTTGTTCTGTCTGTTCTGTATAACTATGCTGATGCTGGAGACTTTGACGGAACATCAACAGTTTATGAAGGTATAAATATAAACACATTAACACTCACATACTCATACTACTTTATGAGAAATGTTAAAGGTATTATTGAGGCAACATACGACTTCCAGTCAAAGGATAATGATCCTGATTTTGTAGGACATGAGACAAAGGAAGGATATATTCTGATAGGATTTGATGCTGCATTCTAAATATTCTTCAGAACGAACTCACCAATAGGATTTTCAAACCTTTTGTCTCCACTGTGGTAAGCTGTCCACAGGTGGAGGCATTTTACTTTAAAAGGTTTTTCCTTGAAATCTCTTATACCACCGATACCGACATTTTTATCAAGTAAGACTGAAAATCTTGGATCGTCTAGAAACTGAGGATACTTTTCTTTAAAAATCTTTATCCTTTCCTCGATCTCCCTTTCATGTAAGGTTATAAAAAAGCTGAAAAGTGACTCATCAGTGCTTATCTTTTCAGAAAAGCAGGCTATATAGCCTTTCTCCTCAAGTCTTGATATTTTTGCCCTTATATCCCTATCAAGTATCCAGAATCTTGTAGGCTGGGGTACATAGATCTTCCTTTTTTTATCCCATACAACTATATCCTGTCTGAAAACATCAATACTCTTCACGCTCCCACATACTCTTTTCAAATCTAACAACCTTATTTCTTCCTGTTTCTTTGGCTCTGTAAAGTGCGATATCTGCAAATTTAATACACTGCCAGAATCTATCACTATCATGAGGAAACTCAGAAACACCTATACTCACCGTTTTCTTTAATGTAACCCCATCTGTGTGTATTACCATATTTTCAACCTTCTTTCTAATCTTCTCTGCTATCTCAACAGATTTTCCTTTTTCCACATCAACAAGTAAAACTATAAACTCTTCGCCACCGTACCTGACAACAATATCAGCTTCTCTTACACTTTTATTCAGAATATCAGCAACCCTTTTTAGTACCGTATCTCCAACATCATGTCCGTACTGGTCATTAACCTGTTTGAAGAAATCAACATCAACCATAAGTATGCCTATTGTTGATTTTCTTCTTATTGTCTGCTGTGAAAGTTTTGGTATGAGCTCCTCAAGGAATCTTCTATTGTACAGTCCTGTAAGCTGATCAACAAGTGACTGTTTTCTAAGTTTTTCCATATAAGATTTTGCCTCAATAACAGGTGCAACCTCTCTGAGGTAAGCCTCAATGAATGGAAGCTTGTTCTTTATATTAACCCTGCTTTCCTTATCGTAAATCAGCTGGAGTATAATTCCAACTCTACCACCAACATAGATAGGAATACATGTGAAAAACTCCTCAGCCTCTCCATTCTCACATTTAATAAAGTTAGGACATACACATGCATACTCCTCAGAAACAACCTCAGATCCTGTTCTTTTCACCCTACACTGATCAGCGTCAAGGAACACAACATCCTTACACCATTTTGTCTCTTCGTCTATATCTATCAGTTTATTGTTCTCTGTATCTACCTCATAGATAGAGTACTGCTGTATATTCATATCTTTCATTAACTTTCTAAGTCTCAGATAGATATCCTCTTTTGATGCGTCTTTTTCCACAATCTTTTTAAAGTTGTAAATCTTAACAAGCTCTTCAACTATCATATAGGTATCTTTCAGTGCATTACTGCTTTTGTTAATATTTCCACCGATAAGATATGAAACCCTGTTCTCTATGGCTGTGAGTGTGTTGCATAGTTTATCCATTGTTTCATTATATGTATCAGCAACTTCCTTAGCCTCGTCGTTTGTGTTTATAAACACTCTCTCTGAGAAATCTCCATCCTTAGCTTTGCTCAGTCCTCTTTTCAGTCTTGAGAAAAACTCTGTGTAAGGCTGGAAGAATCTAAGGATAACAAATGTTGTCATAAGGAATATAAACATTGACATGAATGTTGTCTGTATAAGATTTGCAAAGGTGAAGGATCTTACAGGGGTAAGATCTGTTTTTATGTATATAGCACCTAAGACGGCACCAGCTTCTACATTATGACATTTAAGACAGTTTATCCTGTTTATAGGCTCTGCCTTGTAAGGAAGTATGAGAACATAGCTGACTTTATCAAAGGTCTCTTCAAGTTTTTCGTAGGGTATTCCTGTCTGTAAAACCTTCAGTTCAGCTTCCGTTTTTGGCTTTTCATTTTCAGAACCTTCTCCATACTGCTGAACAACTTTATCTCCCCTTATAACCCTTATCTCCTCTATATTTCTATGTTCAAGCTTTATATTACTTAAAAATAGATCCCTTTTATCTATCTTCCCGATCTCCATAAGTGTTGTGAGGGAGTCTCTGACTATCTCTGCTATAACCGATGACTGATTCTTAACGTGGTTGATATTAACCTCTCTGAAGCTTTTGTACTCAAGTATCTGATTGACAAGGAACAGTATAAAAAGTAGTACAGCTACTCTTAACAGTAATTTAGATCGTATTGATTTCATCTAAAAACTCCAGATATTATATACAGGTATTTATTATTATTACTATTCGGAACGGAAAAGTAAATGTTTAAAAAAAGAATATTTATAGGTAGTTTTATCAAACTAAGTAATACTAAATTCTATACGAGAATAAAGAAGGATTTTGGCGGAATAACAACGGGAAGATGGGTTCCGGTACAGAACTTTCACATAACATACAGATTTATCGGAGATGTTACCAGTAAGGAGCTTGAAGATATATACTCTCTCCTGAAAAATGAGATAAACTATCCACGGACTGTCAGTCTTAATCTTAAAGGGGTTGGAGCTTTCCCAAATATTAGTAATCCAAGGGTCTTTTTTATAAAAGTTGAGGACAGTAATGGAGATCTTGTTGAGATAAACAACTTTATACAGGACAGACTTTCAGTTCTAGGTTACAAAAAAGAGATCAAACCGTTTGTTCCACATATTACACTCAAAAGGCTTAAGGGTGTAAAAAGGGAAGATTTTGTTGAAAAAGTGAAGAAGTATGAGGATATTCTTTTTGATACTCAGGAAAGTCTTGAGGTAAATATTATTGAAAGTATACTCACACCTCAGGGGGCTGTTTATAAGAAAATACTGCTGTGAAATGTTAATATATATTGCAAAATTTATGATTGATTTCATTTTTTATCTAATTAGATATATGTTATCAGATACCGTAGGAAATTATAAATGGAGGTAAATATATAATGGGTAAATATAAAGTCCCAAGGAGCACCACATACGGAAAAACCCAGATGGATTATGCCAGGGAAGGTATAATCACACCTGAGATGGAGTATGTTGCAAAAAGGGAAGATCTTCCTGTTGAGCTTGTCAGATCGGAGGTTGCCAGAGGGAGAATGATAATCCCGGCTAACATACATCACTACTCACTTGAACCTATGGCTATCGGTATTGAGGCAAAATGTAAAGTTAATGCTAATATAGGAAACTCTGCTGTTGTTTCCGATGTTGAAGGTGAGCTTGAGAAGTTAAGAGTAGCTCTTAAATATGGAGCAGATACAGTTATGGATCTTTCAACAGGTGGAAATGTAAACGAGATAAGGGAGGCTATAATAAGGGAATCTCCTGTTCCTGTAGGAACAGTTCCTATATATCAGGCTCTTCAGGAGGTCAGAACTATAGAACAGCTTACAGAACAGGATATCCTTGATATTATTGAGCTTCAGGCACAGCAGGGTGTTGATTATATGACAATTCACGCAGGTGTCTTAAAGGAGTTTTTACCGCTGGTTAATCACAGATTGATGGGTATCGTTTCACGTGGCGGATCAATAATGGCTGAATGGATGACAGTTCATGGAAAACAGAATCCTCTATACACACATTTTGATAAGATATGTGAGATATTCAAAAAGTACGATGTAACATTCTCACTTGGAGATGGTCTCAGACCTGGCTGTATAAATGATGCTTCAGATGAGGCTCAGTTCGCAGAGCTTAAGGTTTTAGGTGAACTTACAAAGAAAGCTTGGGAACACGGTGTTCAGGTTATGATAGAAGGTCCAGGTCACGTTCCAATGGATCAGATCGAGCTTAATATAAAGAAAGAGATGGAGTTATGTCATGAAGCTCCATTTTATGTTCTTGGACCTCTCGTTACAGATATAGCACCCGGTTATGACCATATAGCATCAGCTATAGGAGCTGCGATGGCAGGATGGTATGGGGCATCAATGCTCTGTTATGTAACACCTAAGGAACATTTAGGACTTCCAAATGCAGAGGATGTTAAGCAGGGGCTGATAGCTTATAAGATAGCAGCTCACGCAGCTGATCTTGCCAGACACAGGAAAGGTGCAAAAGAGTGGGATGATGCTATGTCAAAGGCAAGATACGAGTTTGACTGGGAGAAACAGTTTGAGCTTGCTATAGATCCTGAAACAGCAAGAAAGTACCATGATGAAACACTGCCACAGGAAGGATACAAATCAGCCAAATTCTGTTCAATGTGTGGACCTTCATTCTGTGCATACAGAATATCCCAGAATGTTCAGGAGGCTGTAAGCCAGAGTCCTGATTTTGCACAGATAGATACTAAAGAAGAAAATTAAATGCTGGGGGCTTTCAGCCCCTTTCTATCAAGGTAATAGATGGAGAAGATAGAAAACATACTTGAAAGTATTGAAGACCCAATCGTTGTAACTGATTTCAAAGGGGAGATAATTTATCTTAACCAGTCAGCTCAACAGCTAAAAGCCCAGATAGGAAAAAGACATTTTTATGAGCTTATAAATTATCCATTAACGCTTAAACATGTTAAAAACAGGATATCTGTTAAAAGTATATTCAAGGAGATAGAAAAGAGTAAGTTTTTGATAGATGCCTTTCCTTATGGAGACGATGGAGTAACCCTTCTTATAAGGGATATAACCAGATTTATTGAGCTTGAGGAGAAAAATAAGAAGGAGGGATGGATAGTAACGATCTCAAGGCTGATATCAAACATATTTCACGATATGAAAGGACCTATAGGTGGTATAAAAGGTTCTGCACAGCTTTTAAAAGAAGACCCATCAGATCAGGAGCTTATAGAGGATATACTCTACGAGGTTAAAAGACTTGAAAGTATGATAAATGATGTAACATTAATAACAAAAACTATTAAACTACAGAAGGAAAAAACTAATATTCATATGCTTATAGACAGAGCCATAAAATCTCTTAAGTCCCAGTATCCGGAGATTGAGTTTGAAAGGATATACGACCCGAGCTTACCTGATATTGAACTTGACAGGGAGTATATGCTGAGAGTTCTGATAAATATAATCAGAAATGGTATAGAGGCTGTTGAAGGAAAAGGAAAAATAACAGTTTACACAGGTATCTCTTGGGACAAGGTTTACTCACCAAAGGGAAACAAGATATTTATAAGAATAAAGGACAGCGGGAAGGGAGTTCCTGAAGAGATCATTGATAAGCTTTTTGTTCCTTTTACATCTACAAAAAAAGGAGGAATGGGTATAGGACTTTCCTCTTCATACAAGATAGTTAAAGAGCATGGAGGTGTTCTCAGATACATAGGGGATGCTACATTTGAAATACTACTTCCCTACAAGGAGTAAAGATGAAGGCACTTGTTTTTGATGATGAGAGAACGATAAGAAATGTTCTTAAAAAGGTTCTTATGAAAGAAGACCTTACAGTAAAAACATACGAAAGTGGGAAAGATGCTGTCCAGATCATTCAGGAAGAGCTACCTGATATAGTCTTCCTTGATATATCACTTGGAGATGCTGACGGGCTTGAGATACTTAAACAGGTTATAGGCTTTGAGAACAAACCTTATGTTGTTATGATATCAGGTCATAACGAGTACAACTATCTTATAGAAGCCATGAAGCTTGGTGCTTATGACTACATACCAAAGCCCTTTGATATAGAAA is a window of Persephonella marina EX-H1 DNA encoding:
- a CDS encoding DUF501 domain-containing protein, which translates into the protein MLDLKRVCGSVKSIDVFRQDIVVWDKKRKIYVPQPTRFWILDRDIRAKISRLEEKGYIACFSEKISTDESLFSFFITLHEREIEERIKIFKEKYPQFLDDPRFSVLLDKNVGIGGIRDFKEKPFKVKCLHLWTAYHSGDKRFENPIGEFVLKNI
- the thiC gene encoding phosphomethylpyrimidine synthase ThiC; this encodes MGKYKVPRSTTYGKTQMDYAREGIITPEMEYVAKREDLPVELVRSEVARGRMIIPANIHHYSLEPMAIGIEAKCKVNANIGNSAVVSDVEGELEKLRVALKYGADTVMDLSTGGNVNEIREAIIRESPVPVGTVPIYQALQEVRTIEQLTEQDILDIIELQAQQGVDYMTIHAGVLKEFLPLVNHRLMGIVSRGGSIMAEWMTVHGKQNPLYTHFDKICEIFKKYDVTFSLGDGLRPGCINDASDEAQFAELKVLGELTKKAWEHGVQVMIEGPGHVPMDQIELNIKKEMELCHEAPFYVLGPLVTDIAPGYDHIASAIGAAMAGWYGASMLCYVTPKEHLGLPNAEDVKQGLIAYKIAAHAADLARHRKGAKEWDDAMSKARYEFDWEKQFELAIDPETARKYHDETLPQEGYKSAKFCSMCGPSFCAYRISQNVQEAVSQSPDFAQIDTKEEN
- a CDS encoding two-component system sensor histidine kinase NtrB; the encoded protein is MEKIENILESIEDPIVVTDFKGEIIYLNQSAQQLKAQIGKRHFYELINYPLTLKHVKNRISVKSIFKEIEKSKFLIDAFPYGDDGVTLLIRDITRFIELEEKNKKEGWIVTISRLISNIFHDMKGPIGGIKGSAQLLKEDPSDQELIEDILYEVKRLESMINDVTLITKTIKLQKEKTNIHMLIDRAIKSLKSQYPEIEFERIYDPSLPDIELDREYMLRVLINIIRNGIEAVEGKGKITVYTGISWDKVYSPKGNKIFIRIKDSGKGVPEEIIDKLFVPFTSTKKGGMGIGLSSSYKIVKEHGGVLRYIGDATFEILLPYKE
- a CDS encoding outer membrane beta-barrel protein, which encodes MFPFIIIFIMGLFLILPQQVFAIPAFARQYKVSCNTCHAAFPRLNSYGEQFADENYRMPNWRDTVLDTGDSMLALPKYVPLSIRAMAYAQVREGKYIDPVSGETEKADTDFQAPYMIKILSSAPLSDRISFYFYGILAEKGENGTVIVEDAWFSYSSIFNTGIDLMIGQFQISDLMFPRELRLTFQDYMIYRMAGITYDRGVIFSKGFDPVSIDLGLVNGNGIEENLKINSPGYKRPDHMFDNDRKKTAFGRIGVDIAGVSAGLFGLYGKQKTKLTTSAGTKSGSRYADKKIYGLDISGNVNDKVYYFFQYLYNDWGKYFDDTPNKKYQWWGVFAGVDYVYSDKVVLSVLYNYADAGDFDGTSTVYEGININTLTLTYSYYFMRNVKGIIEATYDFQSKDNDPDFVGHETKEGYILIGFDAAF
- the thpR gene encoding RNA 2',3'-cyclic phosphodiesterase, whose protein sequence is MFKKRIFIGSFIKLSNTKFYTRIKKDFGGITTGRWVPVQNFHITYRFIGDVTSKELEDIYSLLKNEINYPRTVSLNLKGVGAFPNISNPRVFFIKVEDSNGDLVEINNFIQDRLSVLGYKKEIKPFVPHITLKRLKGVKREDFVEKVKKYEDILFDTQESLEVNIIESILTPQGAVYKKILL
- a CDS encoding JDVT-CTERM system glutamic-type intramembrane protease — protein: MYSAFTLYILLVLLLSLTYFNSLFFYASFFVLISPLIFKDLKELGLKNYRSGILYGSLLSSVYLPFIWNSISIQNFYQSGQVFAEEIFFRGYLLSTVPVKNIHLRNITVSVLFSLPHVIINPDILSVLTFFPSLIFGYLYIRSGSVIAPFIFHLFSNIFFQQYLIHKL
- the mnmG gene encoding tRNA uridine-5-carboxymethylaminomethyl(34) synthesis enzyme MnmG produces the protein MVYDLEYDVVVIGGGHAGIEAALASAKLGVKTALITLDKEKVGLMPCNPAIGGIAKGIVVREIDAFGGEMGKAIDATGIQFKTLNTRKGPAVRSPRAQADKEEYRKYMVNKVLNTENLTVIEGEATDIYLKESSYEVEGVEVDRRLKIRAKSVVVTTGTFLDGVIHIGDKRIPAGRMDEKPSTKLPDFYRKLGFPLQRFKTGTPARLDKRTIDFSGLEEAPGDEPAPKFSFWTDPEHSYWFRKNQKEQIPCYITYTTPETHRIIRENLHRTALYGGAIKGIGPRYCPSIEDKIVKFENKERHTVWLEPETKNGISIYPNGLSTSLPEEVQWEMYRSIPGLENVVLLKPAYAIEYDIVPPTELYPTLETKRVKGLYHAGNFNGTTGYEEAAGQGLVAGINAALRALGKEPFYIRRDEAYIGVMIDDLTTKGVIEPYRLFTSRSEYRLHLRQDNPVLRLYRKAYNLGMLSYEQFKAVEEIEKEIGRWLDIYRNERRKIVSKGETRSVSAYDLLKRPDIDVNKLKEYGFETPESDYVAEEIDINVKYSGYFERERKMNEKMRYLENIKIPEDIDYSQIAGLTKEVVQKLTAAKPLTLGHAARLEGITPAAITAIMIHLQKLKRLKA
- a CDS encoding sensor domain-containing diguanylate cyclase, which produces MKSIRSKLLLRVAVLLFILFLVNQILEYKSFREVNINHVKNQSSVIAEIVRDSLTTLMEIGKIDKRDLFLSNIKLEHRNIEEIRVIRGDKVVQQYGEGSENEKPKTEAELKVLQTGIPYEKLEETFDKVSYVLILPYKAEPINRINCLKCHNVEAGAVLGAIYIKTDLTPVRSFTFANLIQTTFMSMFIFLMTTFVILRFFQPYTEFFSRLKRGLSKAKDGDFSERVFINTNDEAKEVADTYNETMDKLCNTLTAIENRVSYLIGGNINKSSNALKDTYMIVEELVKIYNFKKIVEKDASKEDIYLRLRKLMKDMNIQQYSIYEVDTENNKLIDIDEETKWCKDVVFLDADQCRVKRTGSEVVSEEYACVCPNFIKCENGEAEEFFTCIPIYVGGRVGIILQLIYDKESRVNIKNKLPFIEAYLREVAPVIEAKSYMEKLRKQSLVDQLTGLYNRRFLEELIPKLSQQTIRRKSTIGILMVDVDFFKQVNDQYGHDVGDTVLKRVADILNKSVREADIVVRYGGEEFIVLLVDVEKGKSVEIAEKIRKKVENMVIHTDGVTLKKTVSIGVSEFPHDSDRFWQCIKFADIALYRAKETGRNKVVRFEKSMWEREEY